The genomic DNA TAAAAATTAAAGAGATTGCAGAAAAATATAACATTAAGGTGATAGAAGATGCTTGTCAAGCAATAGGATTAAATGGTGTAGGTACTTACTCTAATCTAGCAGTGCTGAGTTTTAATCCATATAAAAATTTAGGGGTTTGTGGGAAAGCTGGCGCTATTATAACAAATGATACTGAATTAGATTATAAATGTAGACTAATTAGTTATCATGGATTTGATTTGAAAGAAAAAAATAAGAAACTCATGAACTTTGGATTTAACTCTAAAATTGATAACACACAAGCACTAATAGGCATCATTAGAATGGAATATTTAACTTTTAATCAATATAAAAGATTAAAAATTGCAGAAAAATATCACGAAGAATTATCAAATATTGAAAATTTAATCCTACCTGCATTAGACAACAAGTCAGTATGGCATCTATATCCTGTCAGAATTGGCAATAATAAGAGAGACTTTGTAAAGTCTGAACTTGAAAGTGTTGGCGTGAAAACTGAAATATACTATCCATACCTAAGTCATAAACAAATTTCTTATAAAACAAATCTTTCGCTTCCAAACACGGAAAGATTACATAAAGAGTTGTTACGTTTGCCTTTATATCCTAGTTTGATGGAAGAAGAACAAGATTATGCTATTAATGCAATCAAAAATATACTGGGAGGAGGAGTAAAATGAGCCAAAGTTTAATATTACTCGATTTTGACGAAACATATTATAAACATAACACTAATAACAACGATTTATACTACTTAAAAGAAATGGAAGCGTTACTAGAAAAAATATCAAATAAAAATAGTGTCATCACAGCGATATTAACAGGAAGCACTATAAATAG from Staphylococcus schleiferi includes the following:
- a CDS encoding DegT/DnrJ/EryC1/StrS family aminotransferase, which produces MPTGKYTSGKYIYECEQYLVEYLSINHVIALSSGTSALTIGLIALGVKNGDEVILPSNSFAATENAVLSIGAIPVYADVKDDFTICPRSIEDRITSKKKAILPVHLYGRFCDMIKIKEIAEKYNIKVIEDACQAIGLNGVGTYSNLAVLSFNPYKNLGVCGKAGAIITNDTELDYKCRLISYHGFDLKEKNKKLMNFGFNSKIDNTQALIGIIRMEYLTFNQYKRLKIAEKYHEELSNIENLILPALDNKSVWHLYPVRIGNNKRDFVKSELESVGVKTEIYYPYLSHKQISYKTNLSLPNTERLHKELLRLPLYPSLMEEEQDYAINAIKNILGGGVK